One Acropora palmata chromosome 2, jaAcrPala1.3, whole genome shotgun sequence genomic window carries:
- the LOC141873450 gene encoding uncharacterized protein LOC141873450 gives MKIISLASETFDSLANALGKDSTIGWKKLMLKGFSHIYSQDDVNEIEQKPSPAMILLNDLVAREESVENLIRALEKIGNLRAISIIKNGFCHHYRTFKTGQMRDGINHQDSVAWPPCINICQPVEHSMNDVPSNVEKAETFNLLSCPIQESGGNDRHPDEMECCQLLIQIIILLCFCQLNVQNNI, from the exons ATGAAGATCATCTCCCTAGCAAGTGAAACTTTTGACAGTTTGGCAAATGCATTGGGAAAGGATTCTACCATAGGATGGAAGAAACTGATGCTGAAAGGATTTTCCCATATCTATTCGCAAGACGATGTCAATGAGATTGAACAGAAACCTTCTCCAGCCATGATACTTCTCAATGACCTTGTTGCACGGGAAGAATCAGTAGAAAATCTCATCAGAGCTTTGgaaaaaattggcaatttACGAGCCATTTCCATAATAAAAAATGGGTTTTGTCACCATTACAGAACATTCAAAACAG GCCAAATGAGGGATGGAATAAATCATCAAGACAGTGTTGCCTGGCCACCTTGTATCAATATCTGTCAACCTGTTGAG cATTCAATGAATGATGTTCCTTCAAATGTGGAAAAAGCCGAAACATTCAATTTGCTGTCATGTCCCATCCAAGAGTCAGGAGGCAATGACAGGCACCCTGATGAGATGGAATGCTGTCAACTGTTgatacaaattattattttgttgtgtttttgtcaGTTAAATGTGCAGAATAACATCTGA
- the LOC141873441 gene encoding GPI ethanolamine phosphate transferase 1-like: MAAARFTLLSLGILVHVVYLASIFDIYFTSPLVHGMKPYKSKLNPPAKRLVLFVADGLRADKFFEVDEGGNTRARYLRDLLAKKASWGVSHTRVPTESRPGHVALIAGFYEDVSAVAKGWKENPVEFDSAFNESRNTWAWGSPDILPMFAKGATGGHVFTSMYKDIAEDFGDEDASRLDTWVFDEVKQFFASAKNNNTLKEMLSQDQIIFFLHLLGIDTNGHAHRPTSSEYLKNIAVVDKGIQQIEQEIEMFYNHDGQTAYIMTADHGMTNWGSHGTGHPHETLTPLVAWGAGVKGPTAAPNPRGDVPAEMYEWKLEHLHRIDVNQADVAPLMTCLIGVPFPLNSVGILPVEYLNNTEYYLAENLFMNAKQILAQYEVKEVFRKETSLIFRPFSFLSGSKKTEVIRDIKESMRHNQFKESISYSKELIKLALEGLNYYQNYDRVFLNIVVTLGFFGWIVCIVLQIIEDHSDVLKETQKIKHKRSNTVITAPTVDSLTFVIAILGVILLLIEKAPWMYYTYCLLPLVFWNRIGKKLHVIYATVNYISLRKAARRVLFTLLLGVLSLEILVLSFFKREILSVGLVCFSFWPFTTTLLTDCRSSLACWTVLCFALAVFPILPVVGREANYFLVTAAGVVILVVFSLMLLYSASISRQIHIEIDNYLSILIFQFLLVSFALYIINGTASSLQRKLGLPVINQYGSWSILLSSFLLPLINSSNLAVRLWSVVIALSSVFLLMSTAYEGLFLLVLSLLMGTWLLCEHKLSGKTLNTLLETRLSSPNSASQPAWKVLTEGLDAATARKLTLEDLRIAYFFVFFIVVAFFGTGNIASINSFDPASVYCFLTVFSPFIMGGLLLCKVLIPFVVVTCAFDAIHVVLSIPVESLVLVVLVMTDLMGLHFFYLVKDSGSWLDIGTSISHYVIMMAFIIFLLPIFGLARLFTGASLLPMSKKTL, translated from the exons atggcggcagcAAGGTTTACCCTCCTGTCACTTGGCATATTAGTTCACGTTGTGTATTTAGCATCCATTTTCGACATTTACTTTACGTCTCCACTTGTTCATGGCATGAAGCCTTATAAGTCAAAACTAAACCCACCAGCAAAAAGGTTGGTCCTTTTCGTAGCCGATGGTTTGAGAGCCGACAAGTTCTTTGAAGTTGACGAAGGAGGAAACACCCGTGCGCGGTATCTCAGAGATTTGTTGGCGAAAAAAGCCAGCTGGGGTGTATCGCACACTAGAGTGCCAACAGAGTCTCGTCCTGGACATGTTGCTCTTATCGCTGGCTTTTATGAAGATGTTAGCGCAGTCGCAAAAG GATGGAAAGAAAACCCAGTGGAGTTTGATTCTGCTTTCAATGAAAGCCGTAATACATGGGCTTGGGGAAGCCCTGATATATTACCAATGTTTGCAAAGGGAGCTACTGGTGGACATGTCTTCACATCGATGTACAAAGATATTGCTGAGGATTTTGGTGATGAAGATGCCTCAAGACTTGATACTTGGGTGTTTGATGAAGTCAAACAATTCTTTGCTTctgcaaaaaataacaacacattgaaagaaatgctTTCTCAAGATCAAATCATATTTTTTCTTCACCTTTTGG GAATCGACACAAATGGGCATGCCCACAGACCTACCTCATCAGAATATCTAAAAAACATTGCTGTTGTGGACAAAGGGATTCAACAGATAGAGCAAGAGATTGAGATGTTTTATAACCATGATGGTCAAACAGCTTATATTATGACAGCTGATCATGGTATGACAAACTGGGGATCTCATGGGACAGGGCATCCACATGAGACTTTGACGCCACTTGTAGCTTGGGGAGCTGGAGTAAAGGGACCCACAGCTGCTCCAAATCCTAGGGGTGATGTACCAGCTGAGATGTATGAGTGGAAGTTAGAGCATCTGCACAGAATTGATGTCAATCAAGCTGACGTTGCACCCCTAATGACCTGTTTGATTG GTGTTCCATTCCCTTTAAATTCAGTTGGTATTTTACCTGTGGAATATCTAAATAACACGGAATATTACTTGGCAGAGAATCTGTTCATGAATGCAAAGCAAATTCTGGCTCAGTATGAAGTAAAAGAAGTGTTCAGAAAAGAAACATCCTTGATTTTTCgtcccttttcttttttgtcag gTTCAAAGAAAACCGAAGTTATCCGTGACATAAAAGAATCTATGCGACACAACCAGTTTAAGGAGTCCATTAGTTACAGCAAAGAACTTATAAAACTTGCATTGGAGGGACTTAATTACTATCAGAATTATGATAGAGTTTTCTTGAATATTGTCGTTACTCTTGGTTTCTTTGGTTGGATAGTCTGTATTGTGCTTCAAATTATTGAGGATCACAGCGACGTGTTGAAGGAAACACAGAAGATAAAGCATAAACGTAGCAATACGGTGATAACAGCACCAACTGTGGACAGCTTAACTTTTGTGATTGCTATCCTAGGTGTTATACTTCTGCTGATTGAGAAGGCTCCATGGATGTATTACACCTACTGCTTATTGCCATTGGTGTTTTGGAACCGTATAGGCAAAAAACTCCACGTTATATATGCTACAGTCAATTATATCAGTTTGAGGAAAGCAGCGCGAAGGGTACTATTCACCTTGTTGTTGGGCGTATTATCGTTAGAGATCCTTGTACTGAGCTTTTTCAAGCGTGAGATTCTTTCCGTGGGTTTGGTGTGCTTTTCGTTTTGGCCCTTTACAACCACACTCTTGACAGACTGTAGATCATCTCTAGCATGTTGGACGGTGCTTTGCTTTGCTCTGGCTGTTTTTCCAATCCTCCCTGTAGTCGGACGTGAAGCCAATTATTTCTTGGTAACAGCAGCCGGAGTGGTCATCTTGGTTGTCTTTTCCCTCATGTTACTGTACTCAGCTAGTATTTCACGTCAGATCCATATAGAAATAGACAACTATTTAAGTATTCTTATTTTCCAATTCCTGCTCGTGTCCTTCGCTCTGTATATAATTAACGGCACAGCGTCCAGTTTGCAACGTAAACTTGGCCTTCCAGTTATCAACCAGTACGGAAGCTGGTCAATTCTTCTGTCGTCGTTTCTTCTTCCTCTAATCAACTCCAGTAATTTAGCTGTTAGACTGTGGAGTGTAGTCATAGCTCTTTCCTCTGTCTTTCTGCTAATGAGCACCGCTTACGAGGGTCTTTTCTTGTTAGTTCTCTCGCTTTTAATGGGTACATGGTTATTATGTGAACACAAACTGTCTGGCAAAACACTAAATACGTTGTTAGAGACCCGTCTGAGCAGTCCAAACTCGGCGTCGCAGCCAGCTTGGAAGGTTCTTACAGAAGGCCTCGACGCAGCAACTGCCAGAAAACTCACTTTAGAAGATCTCCGCATCgcttatttctttgttttcttcatcgTAGTTGCCTTCTTCGGAACAGGTAACATTGCCAGTATTAACAGCTTTGATCCTGCCTCGGTGTATTGTTTTCTCACTGTATTTTCTCCGTTTATCATGGGAGGCTTACTTCTATGTAAGGTCCTTATTCCTTTTGTAGTTGTGACATGCGCATTTGATGCCATTCACGTTGTATTGTCAATCCCGGTTGAGAGTCTTGTGTTGGTTGTCTTGGTAATGACAGATCTGATGGGTCTTCACTTCTTCTATCTTGTGAAGGACTCAGGCAGTTGGCTTGATATTGGAACAAGCATCAGTCATTATGTGATTATGATGGCATTCATTATATTTTTGCTTCCCATATTTGGATTGGCCAGACTTTTTACTGGAGCTTCTTTGTTACCGATGAGCAAGAAAACACTTTAA